GGGCAACGTGCTGGGCGTCGGCCCGGGCATGCCGTTCGCGCACGCGCTGCTCCGCGCCCCGGCGTGCCCCAGGGGCGCCGTGGTCGGCCTCGTCCCCTGCGCGCAGGGCGGCACCCCCATCGCCAACTGGTCCCGCGGCTCCGACCTCTACGACCGGATGCTcacccgcgcccgcgccgccgtcgcGCAGACGAATGGCAAGGGGAGGATCGCGGCCATGCTCTGGTTCCAGGGCGAGACCGACACCATCCGGCGCGAGGACGCGCTGGCGTACACGGGCAGGATGGAGGCGCTTATCCGGGACGTCCGGCGGGACCTCGGCATCCCAAACCTCCTCGTCATCCAGGTCTGTCGCTCGCCGCATCCATGAATCCCCTGCCACGGCCAACTCCATCAGTACGCTCACCGCTCACTCACCCCATGACGTTCTTGGTGCAGGTTGGGATCGCGACGGGGCAGGGCAAGTTCGTGGATCTGGTGCGGAAGGCGCAGCGGGCGGTGCGGGCGCCGAACCTGAGGTACGTGGACGCCATGGGCCTCCCCGTCGCCAACGACTTCACGCACCTCACCACGCCGGCGCAGGTCCGGCTCGGGAAGATGCTCGCCGACGCCTACGTCGCCACGCTCCACTGATTGATAATCCAGTGGTTAGCGCGTGCGCCTGCCTGATTACTGATAAGCACCTGGACTGTTTAGTTGGACTATTACTAAAccatactag
Above is a window of Triticum dicoccoides isolate Atlit2015 ecotype Zavitan chromosome 5B, WEW_v2.0, whole genome shotgun sequence DNA encoding:
- the LOC119312986 gene encoding probable carbohydrate esterase At4g34215, with product MQPAAAPAMPSILLLLALLAATAVGAGAGRTPTLVFILAGQSNMGGRGGATLNNRWDGVVPRECAPSPRTLRLSPALRWEEAREPLHSGIDVGNVLGVGPGMPFAHALLRAPACPRGAVVGLVPCAQGGTPIANWSRGSDLYDRMLTRARAAVAQTNGKGRIAAMLWFQGETDTIRREDALAYTGRMEALIRDVRRDLGIPNLLVIQVGIATGQGKFVDLVRKAQRAVRAPNLRYVDAMGLPVANDFTHLTTPAQVRLGKMLADAYVATLH